The following proteins come from a genomic window of Montipora capricornis isolate CH-2021 chromosome 9, ASM3666992v2, whole genome shotgun sequence:
- the LOC138015012 gene encoding uncharacterized protein, protein MASAGSQRLIGVNMGSNVPQKRKKEFVNDEQSVVCQKNYNKYHSHNKPYSGRITSDSCHNRTLLKLSLCPFAGVASLGTLDCQSSKPCKEVLTDEKILHFLKEEYKMKEEALKSCCCCLQWGLFSIIEVT, encoded by the exons ATGGCTTCGGCAGGATCCCAGAGACTTATTGGCGTTAACATGGGTTCAAA CGTCCCTCAAAAGAGGAAGAAGGAGTTTGTAAATGACGAACAATCTGTTGTGTGTCAG AAGAATTACAACAAGTATCACAGTCATAACAAACCCTACAGCGGAAGGATTACAAGTGATAGTTG CCATAATCGCACTCTTCTGAAGCTCAGTTTATGTCCCTTCGCGGGGGTTGCGTCTCTTGGCACACTTGACTGCCAATCTTCAAAGCCGTGTAAAGAAGTGCTGACAGACGAGAAGATTTTGCATTTCCTGAAAGAGGAATACAAGATGAAAGAGGAGGCCTTAAAGTCTTGCTGTTGTTGTCTGCAATGGGGGTTGTTTTCAATAATTGAAGTTACCTAG